The nucleotide window GGAGGGTGGGCGTTAGCCCAGTGCGGAGCGCAGCGCAGCACCGAAGCGATAGCGTAGCCCGAAGCACGCCGACCTTGTGGGCATGAGCGCAAGCGAAATGCCCACAAGGGCACGCCCAAAAAGAAAGTTTAATAAAATTCAGATGTAAAAGCAATACTCAATAGCATATTTAGTACCTCAATCGCTTTAATTAACTTTTGGCTATTTGTTTTTTAAGTTTTTTGTTTTTTAGATGCGATATCCTAATTTTGCCAAAAAACTGAATAAGTACCATGAACTATCAGACAATTAGTTTAATATTACAGAACATACTAGGCAGCTTTTCTTACTTTTTACCCGAATTTGCCCTTATAGCCTTCTTTTTAATCGCCATCATTGTGGATTTGGTGGTAGGTAAAAAGAATCAAACTATTACGCCTATTGTAGCTTTAGTAGGTTTGGTAATTGCGTTGGTTTTATCTGTCTTGCAGTATAATCTTTTATCTACTTTTATACAAACTAATAAAATAAGTGCTGTACCGTTATTTGCAGGCATGCTTACGCTTGACCGCGTAGCCGTGTTTTTTAAGCTACTTTTCGCCGTGTCTGGAATTTTAGGTATAGCCCTTACGCTCAACAGTAAAACAGCTGAAAATGCCAGAGGAATGGGCGAATTCTACGCCATTTTGATAGCCGTAGTTTTAGGTATGAATTTGATGGCTATGGCATCACACTTGTTGATGATTTTTATATCCATTGAGTTGGTTTCTTTGGGATCTTATGTGTTAGTTACTTACACCAGAACTAATCCAAAATCAGCTGAATCAGGGCTAAAATATGTAATATACGGAGGTGTTTCTTCAGGTTTTATGATTTATGGCATTTCCTTGCTTTACGGCTTCACAGGAACAATGGGACTTAATATCCAATTCATCACGGGCTTGTCAGAAATTCCATACACGGCACTTACAATTGCTGTTTTAATGGTATTAGCAGGTATTGGTTACAAAATTGCGATGTTTCCATTTCATTTTTGGTCCCCCGATGTGTATGAAGGTGCTCCCACACCTGTAACTGCTTTTTTAGCCGTAGGACCTAAAGCCGCAGGTTTTGCCCTACTGATGCGTTTTTTGATTAGTTTTACTACTACTGTCAAAGGCGTAACTGTTCCTGCTTTGAATATGGACTGGGTCAGCATTATTGCTATTTTGGCTATGATTTCAATGACCGTTGGTAATTTCTCTGCTCTATGGCAAAACAATGTAAAGCGTATGTTAGCTTACTCTTCTATTGCGCACGCAGGCTATATGTTAATGGGAGTAGTAGCGTTGTCTGTGTTAGGGATTAGTTCCGTCATGTTTTACTTGACTGTGTATTTAATTATGAACATGGGCGCGTTTGTTATTTTGACCATGATTACAGAGAAAATAGGTTCAGAGGATATTCGTGATTTCAGGGGTTTGGGATACAAGACGCCTTTACTTGGGGCTTGCTTAGTTTTGTTCATGGTTTCTTTAACAGGACTTCCCCCCACAGCAGGATTCATAGGCAAACTTATGCTATTTCAAGGTTTGTATGAGGCATGGCGAGTTAATCCATACACTAACATGACCGATATTCTATTTTGGTTAATGGTAGTAGGAGTTATTAACAGTGTAGTGTCTTTGTTTTACTACTTTAAGATACCTCTTTATATGTTTGTTCGCCAAAATGAAAATGCACCAGAAATGAAGCTTTCACCTTTTGGAACAGTGCTTGCTGTGGTATTAGCCGTTCCTACTTTGTTTATTGGAATATCTTTTAATTGGCTGATAGATTTTATTCAAAAAAGTTTTTCTTAAAGCGTTAGGTTGTTGATAATAAGCAATCAAAGGATAAGAATGGTAAAAGCAAAAACCTTATTTTCTGCTCAAACGACTGAAAGGAAAAATAATACGGCAGAGAATTTAATTGCAGCGATAGTGCAAGGTTTACAGGATAAGAAAGGTAAAAATATTGTTTTGATGGATTTGAGACATCTATCTACGGCAGTTACGGACTATTTTATACTTTGTTCAGGGGATTCAGATACACATATCAAAGCACTGTATGAATCGGTAGAAGAAAAAGTAGAGCAGATTTTACAGGAAAAGCCATGGCATACAGAAGGAAAAGAATTTAGAAAGTGGGTGCTATTAGATTATATTTCTGTGATTGTACATATTTTTTACCCTGAGCAGAGAAAGTATTACGCTTTGGAAGATCTTTGGGGTGATGCGTATTTTACTTATTACGATGACGTTGTATGAAAGAGTTTAAGCTGTAAAAAAATTCTAATCAGTAGACATTTTTATCTATATTTGCTTGCAGATACCATGACCATATCAAGAAGTGAGATGGGTTTGAACATGCGCCGGATGCGCAGTGCATTTTTAACGGCTGTGGTAAGTATTGG belongs to Bacteroidia bacterium and includes:
- a CDS encoding NADH-quinone oxidoreductase subunit N, which encodes MNYQTISLILQNILGSFSYFLPEFALIAFFLIAIIVDLVVGKKNQTITPIVALVGLVIALVLSVLQYNLLSTFIQTNKISAVPLFAGMLTLDRVAVFFKLLFAVSGILGIALTLNSKTAENARGMGEFYAILIAVVLGMNLMAMASHLLMIFISIELVSLGSYVLVTYTRTNPKSAESGLKYVIYGGVSSGFMIYGISLLYGFTGTMGLNIQFITGLSEIPYTALTIAVLMVLAGIGYKIAMFPFHFWSPDVYEGAPTPVTAFLAVGPKAAGFALLMRFLISFTTTVKGVTVPALNMDWVSIIAILAMISMTVGNFSALWQNNVKRMLAYSSIAHAGYMLMGVVALSVLGISSVMFYLTVYLIMNMGAFVILTMITEKIGSEDIRDFRGLGYKTPLLGACLVLFMVSLTGLPPTAGFIGKLMLFQGLYEAWRVNPYTNMTDILFWLMVVGVINSVVSLFYYFKIPLYMFVRQNENAPEMKLSPFGTVLAVVLAVPTLFIGISFNWLIDFIQKSFS
- the rsfS gene encoding ribosome silencing factor; translated protein: MQGLQDKKGKNIVLMDLRHLSTAVTDYFILCSGDSDTHIKALYESVEEKVEQILQEKPWHTEGKEFRKWVLLDYISVIVHIFYPEQRKYYALEDLWGDAYFTYYDDVV